In Isosphaera pallida ATCC 43644, the sequence ACCTGGGCGATGTCACGTCCCAGGCGCTGCTCGAAGCCAGCGCTCAGGCTGAAGCCTGGGTGGTAACGCGAGCGGCGGGCGTGGTGGCGGGATTGCCTCTGGTACCGTTGCTGATCCAGGTGGGCGGGTTTCAACTTGACGCGGTGGCTTATGTTCGGGATGGTCAATCGCTTGAGTCTGGTACACCTTTGCTGTATTTGCGAGGATCCGCGCGCGATCTGCTAGCGGTGGAACGAACTCTGCTCAATATGTTGCAACGGCTCTCGGGGATTGCTAGCCAGACCGCTTTGTTTGTTGAGCGGACACGAGGCACCCGTGCGGTGGTTCTAGACACGCGTAAAACCACGCCTGGTCTGCGGTTGTTGGAAAAGTACGCGGTGCGGTGCGGCGGCGGACGAAATCATCGGATTGGCTTATACGATCAGATTCTGATCAAGGACAACCACCTGGCGTTTTTGGAACGCCAAGGGGTGGCCAACCCGATCGCCCACGCAGTTTTGGCTGGCCGGAGACGGTTTCCCCAACTCAAGGTGGAAGTTGAGGTTGATCGACTGGATCAGTTCCAAATCGCGTTGGAGGCCGGTCCCGACTTAATCCTGGTGGACAACTTTGCTTTGGACCAGCTGCGCACGGCCGTGGCGTTGCGCGATCGGGTCGCGCCGACGATCCTAATCGAGGTATCGGGCGGCGTCACCCTGGATCGCGTCGGCGAACTCGCCGCGACCGGGGTTGATCGGATTAGTGTGGGAGCCTTGACCCATTCCGCCCCTGCGCTCGATTTAGGAATGGACGACCGCCCCCCTGCTTGATCGCAATCGCCATCCCCTCCCTCGACCTGAGACCGTTCGAATGATGTCCAATTCTTGCCACATCGTTGCCAATCTCCCTTCAAGTTCCCCGGCTGCGCTTTCGGCCTCCGCGATTGCGGCTGGGGGGACTGGGCGGCGGTTCGGGCGACGCATCGAGGTTTACGACTGCGTCACCAGCACCAACGATCTTGGCCTGCGTCTGTTGGCGGATCGGACTCCCTTGGAATCGGCTGTCGTTCCGATCTCTCTGTTCGGCGGGTCCGACCAGGCGCTGGATGGTCGGATCTTATTGGCCGAGAGTCAAACCCAAGGGCGAGGCCGGTTGGGAAGAACCTGGACCATGCCAAGGGGGGGAGGATTGCTCATGTCGGTATTGATCGATTCCCCCGTTGGCGTCCATTCACGATCACCGGCACAACGCGCGGGCATTTGGACCGCCTGGGCGGCCGTGTCGGTGGCGGAGTGTCTGGCGGAATGGGTGGATCGATCCCATGTGGTCAGCATCAAATGGCCGAATGATGTGAGAATCGATCGCCTCAAGGTGGCCGGCATTTTGGTGGAACGTCCCGCCATCGACACGGGAGGGTTCGTGGTGGGAATCGGGATCAATCTTCAGCTGGACCGCGACTCGTTTCTCGCCGAAGTTCGAAGCCAAGCTGGTTCACTCAATTGGTTCGTCGCGCCGGAGTCGTTGCCCCTCGACCGAAATCGGTTCGCCGGACGTTTGATCGAGATCATGAACGATTACGGATTCGATCTCGAAACGCGGGAGGAAATCCCAGGACGTTTCGCTCGGTTGGTTGAGCGGTTTCAATCGCGATTGGAGGGATTCGACGCGCCGGTGATTCTCACCACGCCGCGCGAGCGCCTTCAAGGTCGTTTGGTGGGGCTGGAGCCGGGAGGGCTGGCGCGTCTTGAAACCGCGGCAGGACCGATTTTGACCCGTCCCACTGCTTGGATTGAACGAATCACTCCCGAAGGGCACGATCAGGATCAAATGGATGTCTGAGAAGGAACCCTCATGTCATCCTCACCAAAGTGGATGGGACGAGTGCGGGTTTACGCCCGGCTCGTCAGGCTGCCCAACGTTTTGACGGCCGCAGCTGACCCGATGGCGGGTTGGTGGTTTGTGCGCTCATTGTCAGCGGGCGAAGCGGCCGCGGCCGCGGTGTGGCCTCTCATGGCCGCGTCGATGTTGATTTATGCCGGCGGCATCATTCTCAACGATTTGGCCGACCTGGAGGAGGATCGTCGGGAGCGCCCCCATCGTCCCTTACCTTCGGGACAACTTCCGGTGATGCGCGCGTTGGTTCTGGCGATCGCGTGCTTTGGGCTGGGGATGAGTCTCATGCTGGTCAGTGGATCCTTCAAAAGTGTTTTAGTGGGAACATTTTTGATAGCCGCGGTTTTGAGTTACGACTTGGGAGGCAAACGGACAGCGTGGGGTCCGGGATTGATGGGACTTTGTCGCGGTCTCAACCTGGCGCTTGGGATGTCACACGCTGCGGAGGGCGGAGGCTGGGCCGGCTGGAGCGTGTGCGCTCTGTTCGGCCTATTCGTCGCCGGGTTCACCTGGATCAGTCGAGATGAAACTCGGGTCGGCCGCACCGAGGGGCTGGCGCTGGGCACACTGACACAGGTCATCGCGTTGGGATGGCTTTTAAGCTTCTGGGTTGTGGCGGCCTTGACGGGTCGTGTGGCCAACCTTGCGGCCCACTTTGGCGGAAGTTTGTCCGCGCTGGGATTAACCATTTTGGTGATGGCGTTGGTGCTTCGGGTCAACTGGCGGGCTTGGCGGCAACCCGACCCCACACGGATGCAGGAGGCGGTGGTCACGGCGATTTTGTCCTTGGTCTTGCTGGACGCGGCTATTGCCGGAGTGGGCTCGGGATGGATCGCTTCGGCCTCAGTGGTTCTGATTTTCCCGCTGGCTCGCCGCCTCGGCCAGACAATCGCCGCCACATGAGTCTCATCCCGTTTTACAGTAAGACGAGGGCTTGACTCGCCGAGCTGGTCCGAACCACGTGGGGGATGGAATTTCAATTTGAAGGCCGCTTGCAATCCGACTCTTGAAGGCCGCTTGCCATCCCACTCCGGACATGATCCAACGCGAACCCGATGGTGTCCCGTTGTGGAAACGTTGAAGAACCGACTTGGAACGAGGAACGTCATGACTTAAGATCAGAGTGTCACACCCCGCCGGGAGTCTCGACCTCAAGCCTCCCCAAGGATCGCTTGCAGATCCGCCCGATAGCGCCCGCCGCCCGCGTAGTCCGGGTTGCGAAGCGCGGTCGCTCCTTCCTCATGACCACGCGAAACGCCTTGTCTTGCCTCTCCGACCCGCCAAACCGCATCCTTCTCGACAGCCTGTTGGATTGCAATGGCGGTTCGGCTTTGGGAGAAGCTGATGATCCTCGCCCACGAAACGAGTCGGGTTGGGTGGGGGTCGTCCAAGGGTTGGTTCACCAGGATTCGCGTGCGTTCGTCCCTGCGTCTGGCTCCTCCCCTCCCACGAGAGAACCGATAGACTCGGAGTGGTTTGCGATGAGGCGTCCGAGAACCGGGGCATGGTGGCGGCAGCTGCGTCGCGCCGCTTTGACGGGAGGCGTGATGGTCTGGGCGCTTTGGAGCGGCGCGATGGCGCGTCCATGTCAGGCGGGCGTGGTGGCGGTTGGGAAGGTCATCGATGGTTCCACGAATCCTCCTTCATGGTCGGGAGCGCGTGTCATGGCCGAGCCGCCTCACGTTCGGGCGTTGATTGTTTCGGCATTCGACGATTTCGTGCGTCATCAAAACATCGACCAGTTTCTGTCCGTGGTCTCCGCCCGCTACACCGAGGGAACGCTCGAGCGTCTGCTTTGCTCGGACGACGCACGGACACGACGGGCTGCCGTCATGGCTTTGGGACATCTTGGCAGCTTCGCGGTCAACGATGCGCTAGCGCGCTGTTTGTCCGACCCCGACCCGTCGGTTCGGGAGCTGGCTCATCACGCCCTCTGGGCGATTTGGTTCCGCGCCGATACCCCCTCCCACAACGCCCGTCTGGAAAAAGTCCGCGAATGCAACGCCAGGGGACGCCACGAACTGGCAATTCGCCTCGCCAGCGATCTGATCGAACATGCGCCAAGATTCGCCGAAGCCTATAACCAACGAGCCATCGCCCATTTCTGTCTGGATCGGTTTGAGGAAAGTGTGCGGGATTGCGTTCAGGCGTTAGTCTACAACCCCAACCACTTCGGTGCGATGCAAGGAATGGGACAATGCCTGTTACGCTTGAATCGGCGCGAGGAAGCCCTGGGGATTTTCCGTCGCGCTTGTAAACTGATGCCGTACAACCACGACCTCAAACAGTGGGTCGAGGTCCTAGAGGCGGAAGCCGAAGGACGTTGAAGGTCAGGTTTGGTGACGTTGATGCCCACCCCCGTTCCTCCCTCACGCCTCATCCCACCCCAAGTTCCCCTTGAGCATCGTCATGTCGCCCGGCGTTGAGTTGGCCGACCAGTTGCCGGCCATCGTCTCGGCAGCGCGACAGGCTCGGCGGCTGGTGTTGACCGCGCCTCCAGGTTCGGGCAAAACCACTCTGGTCGCTCCGGCCTTGGCAAAATCGGGCGTCCTCGATCCAGCGCATCCCGCCGTGTTGTTGCTGCAACCGCGGCGGATCGCCGCCCGTGCAGTGGCTGCTCGAATCGCCCAGCTCAACCAATGGCGGTTGGGCCGGGAGGTCGGCCATCAAGTCCGCTTTGAATCCACGATTGGCCCTCGAAGCATCGTTCGGGTTGTCACCGAGGGGATTCTCAATCGGATGATCCTCTCCGACCCCTTCCTAGAAGGAATCGGAGCGGTCATTCTCGATGAGTTCCACGAGCGCAGCATCCACACCGATCTGGCAATCGCGTTGACCTGCGAGGTGGCCAACGCAGTTCGTCCCGACCTGATCGTGGTGGTGATGTCGGCCACACTCGACCCAGAGCCGATCGCCCGTTTTTTGGGAAACGCTCCCGTCTTTCACGCCCCGGGACGCCGTCATTCCATCACCTTGGAATATCGTAGCGGCCCGAGTTTCGATCGGCGTTACCTAGCCGAGCGGGTGGCTTGCGAAGTCCTGGACGAACTCCGAGCCCATCCCACCACCCGCCGGCGCTCATCCCTGGGTTGCGAATCTCTTGGCGACATCCTGGTGTTCCTGCCCGGCATCGAAGAAATTCGCCGGGCCATGACAGTCACGCGGACGGCGCTTGAGCGTGACGATCGGAACTGGTCTGAGTGGGTGACGCTTTGTCCGCTTCATGGACGCCTCAGCGCCGCGGAGCAGGATGCCGCGCTGGTGGAGGATCCGCAAGGACGCCGCAAGGTGGTGTTTTCTACCAACGTGGCCGAGACCTCGCTGACAATTCCCGGGGTGCGATTGGTGATCGACTCGGGACTGGCGCGGGTGGCGACGGTCGATCATCGCAAAGGGTTGGATCGGTTGGAGTTGACTCGAATCAGTCGGGCCTCCGCCGATCAGCGGGCTGGACGGGCCGGGCGAGTAGGGCCGGGACGCTGCGTGCGTCTTTGGTCCGAAGCCGAGCACCGGGCGCTGGCGGAGTTCGAGACTCCGGAGATCCACCGGGTCGATCTGACCGGACCATGCTTGACCATTCATCGGTTCGGTTGCGCTGATCCGGCCGCGTTAGGGTGGTTCGAACCACCACGCCCCGAAGCATTGGAGGCGGCCCAGACCACGCTCGCGCGTTTGAAAGCGATCGACCCGATCACCAAACGGATCACGCCGTTAGGCCAGCGTCTGGCCGAATTGCCCACCCATCCCCGCCTGGCCCGTTTGGTCCTGGCGGCGGCCGACGAGGGCTTCGCCTGGTATGGGGCGACCCTAGCCGCTTTGCTGGCCGAGGCCGATCCCGCGCTCGCGGCTTCCCCTAACGCCTCAGGCTCAAGCGTTCCCCGCCATCCCGCTTTGGACCGTCCGGGTTCCTCCGACGTTCTGGCCCGCCTGGACATCATCGACGAGGCGGAACGTCTTCAGTTCGATCACGAGGGTTGCCGCCGCCGTGGCATCTCGGCCCAAGCCGCTCGCAACGTCGCCCGTGCGCGGGATAATTTACTCAAAGCGCTTAAAGATCAAGCAATGTTCAACAAGCACAGCGACATCCACCAGCAACGGCCCTCGGAGGATCTGATGCTGCAATGGCTGCTGATCGCCTTCCCGGACCGTTTGGTTCGCCTCCGCGGCGGCGACGAGCGTGTGGGGGTGATGGTGGGCGGACGCGGCGTGCGTCTGGACGGCGATTCCGTCGTCCAACCAAGGGAGTGGGAGTTCCTGCTGGCTCATGATCCGTTTCAGGATCGTCGCGACCCCGGCGCGGTTTTAGAAGCGCGGGTGCGGTTGGCTTCGGGAGTTCGCTGGGAATGGTTGACCACCCACCTGGCGGAGCATCTGCGACGCGAAACCCTGGTTCAGTTCGACGAATCCCGCGCCAAGGTGGTGGGGATTGCCCGCACGACGTTTCTCGGTTTGACCTTGTGCGAAGAGCCGCATGTGGCGATCAGCCCCGAACAGGCCGGCGAGGCTCTGGCGACCTGGCTCGCGCCTCGGATTCGAGATCATGTTCGCAATGACCCGGTCGCCGCGCGTTGGTTGGCCCGTCTAGAATTCGCCCGACAAGTCGAACCCCAACGCGATTGGCCGAGCCTGGAGGACGACGACTGGATCGAAGCGATCCGGCCGCTTTGTCATGGCAAGCGCCATCCCGATGAGGTATCGATGAAGGCGGTTGTTGAGCGGGTCGAACACGCCCTCGGCTTTGAGACGCAACGACGTTTGGACCAACTTGCGCCTGAAACCATCACGCTGCCCAATGGCCGCCAGGCGCGTTTGAGTTACGAGACAGGACGGCCGCCCACACTCTCCATCAAACTTCAAGAGTTGTTCGGTTGGCGCGAGACGCCACGGGTGGGCGACGGGCGGGTGCCGTTGCGATTGGAGATTCTTGGCCCCCATCATCGCCCCGTCCAGGTTACCAACGACCTCCAAGGGTTCTGGACCGGCAGCTACGCACGAGTGCGCAAAGAACTGCGCGGACGCTACCCCAAACATGCTTGGCCCGAGCGTCCCTGGGAGGCCGAGCCTCACCCTCCCCGAAGCGGCCGGACTCCCCAAAACTCCGCAACCGACCGTCAACCCCGTTGAACACGGCGATCAAGGCTGCTCGACTCACGGATTGAACTGAAAGATTTGATATTGCTGGAAGGAGAGATTAGACAAAAAGAGTGGTGAAACTGAAAGGCGAACATATCTTCGGTCCGCAGTGGCGACGGCGACCACGGGCAGCACGGGGCCCACGCCAATTGGCGCGACCGAAAGGCCGCCTGGCACCACGCCACCGGGAAAACCAAAGCCCACTCCCACGCCGCCTCCAACGAATCCACCGCCGCCCAAACCACCTCCGCCTCCGCCTCCGCCCCCTGCCGGTCCAACCTGAGCGAGAATCTCGTCGAACTCCCGACGCAGGCGTTGATTGTGGTCGAGCGCTTCGACGTTGAGGCGACCGGGATCGTCGGCCAGCACCGCTTCAGCGCGGCGACGGCACGCCTCCCGCTCCTCACCTTGGGCGGCCACTTCGCGGAACGCCTCTTGGAGGCGGGTCTGAACCCTTCGTCGAGTCGCCTCGTCGATGACCAATTCGCGCATCAGTTCCCTCGTCAGGCGAAGCAGGCGAAACGCCTCGCCGGGTTGGCCCGCGCGCGCCCAACCCCGAGCGTCCCGAATAGCCGTTTCTACCAAGCGGTGAGGATCGCACGACGGATTAAGGGCCAAAGCGGATCGGCCGTTTTTACCCACGTTGAGCTCGAAACAAGGAATCGGCTGGTCATCATCCCGGCCGTCTCCAATCCGAGGAGCAGGAATGGGACCAAGCGGCTCCTCGGCCCTTGAAGTCGGGGATCCGAGAACTCCCGATCCCAAGAGGATTCCTAACGACGCGATCGAGACCCAGTGGCGAGAGACCCAGCTCCCACCAACGCATTGAGGAGCGTTGATCTTCAATCTCATGATGAGGATCCACCTTGAAAACCATGTTGAAATGAGGCGAGATCAGCGCGGAGGGATGGATGGAACCGCGTGAACGGCGGACTGGTTTTCTGCATCATGACATGACTGCTAGCGCGGCGAAAGGCAGGAGGGGATTCGTCTCCGCAGCGCGTGGACGCTCGATGAACCATGACCTCGAAGGGTCAATCGAATGATCCGGTAGGGTCGTCAGGTTCGGCGAGGTCCGCGTGACTGGAAGACCGGGCCGTTTCTCGACGCGACCGGCTTTGAGACCTCCGGTCGCTCCCGTCGATACCCCGAATGTGCAAGGCGGTAGGCCGACCCGAATGGGTTGTGGTTCGGCTCGCGCCATCAGGGAGGAACCAATCGATGGGTGGAACCGATCGCCGACCTCGGCGCGGCCGGCTGACTCCCGGTGGGGAGTGCTGGCAGTTGGAACCCAGGGTAGTGTTGTCCAACGTCGGTCCCCGAGTGGGACCATTTCTGCCGCCTGTGAATCTGTTCATGCCGCCGGGCGTCTCCGGTCCTCGAGCCACGGTGAGGGGCCTGGGAGCTAACCCCCACAATCAAATCAACCAAACCCTCCGTGAGACGATGGGACCAGGTTTGCCCAAGGTCCAACGTCACGTCGCCTTCTACGGAACAGCGATCTTCAGCGAGTTGGGCAACACGGTGCGGGGCAACCCCGCGTTCAACGCACTGCTGAGCCGTCACGACACCTTTCGTCTGCTGCGCTCGGCGCTGGTTAATGCTGGGATCAGCTTCGGAGGCGGCCTGGCGGATCCCAGTGTCGGGGACTTGGTGGTGACATCCCCACCAAGCACGATTGGTCCCGTAGAAAACGGAGTCCGTGAAATCACGGTGAATTTCGGCGGCAACACGATCTCGTTCGTGGTGGACGGGGCGATTCCGGTCCAAACCACCGGCAACACGCAAATCATGCGGATTCCGCGGGCCAGCCTGGATCAAGTGACGCAGGCATTGTTGGCCAACCAGCAGCGTGGCGCGGGGCGAACCGTCTTCGCGGGGATTGGTGCTGACATCCTTGAAGGTCTGCAAACCGCCCGTCCTACCCAAGGGCCATCAGCCCCTGAGAACGTGCCGGGGTTGCGGCTTTACAACCAGGCGTTCCGCAACCAACAATCCCCCCTGCCCAACTTCCATCGAACCCCGTTTGCCGAATACATTCGTCTCGCATCGGCCAACCGCCTTTTCGATCTGACTCCCAACCAACGCCAGCTAATCAACGAACGTTTGAATCAGTTTTACAACACCGTGCGTGATCTCTACCTCGTTGGAGCCTTTAATACTCCCGACCAGCCACCGCTGGATCGCCTGCCGGCTCCTAATCGACCGCTGGACGGCACCTTGATGGTGTCGATCGGGGCACTGCGCGAGCTTTTCCAGCCTGGGGCTAACAGCCCGACCGGCGAGGACTCGGTTTTGGGTCTGAATTTGCCCGGCATTGAGGACGTGGGCAACACGTTAGGGTTCCCCGGTCGTCTCGAAGTGGGTTACGTGTTCGATCGCCAAGGCAACTTCGGCCTGGCGATCTCCGTCCGCAACCCGCTGACCAACACCATTCCCGGCCTTCAGGAGGCCAACAAGATCGTCGGCGACATCGCGGTGGAAGTTTCCAACGCGCGGCACATCCGTGAACTTTCTGGCTATCGGGGGGTCGAGGGGATCACGGTGGGAACCGCGATTTCCGGCGGAATCTTGGCCTCCGACTCCAACGGGGTTCAAACCTATTCCATTGCCAGCGGCTACGGAGCGGGCCTCGAGTTGGGCGTAGGGGCGCGGTTCACTGAAATCATTCCCTTGGGCAACGTCCTGCAACCTCGCTTTGGCAGACGCTGATCACCCCGGGCTTTCGCCGCGCCACGTAACGACCGCAGACCACATTCCACGGTCTTGAAGCCCTCTTCAATTCAAGACCGTGGAACGTGGAACACCGGTTTGAATGGATTCTCGTTGCAACGGCGTTGACGGGAAAGCGACACGACGTTGGGCCGCGGGATTGAGATGGCGTGAGCGAACCGAGTGGAGTCTGCCAAACACTCGCATCGAGAAAAACCAAGGTTTAGAAGTCGTCAAACCCCAATTGGTTTAGAGCGGCATCGGTGAGAACGACCCGGGTCTCTTCAGGAATCTTGGGTTTGTTGGAGGTGTCGCTGGATTCCTCGTCGGGTTTCTTGAGGCGGAGTTGGAGTTTTTCGAGCCGCCGTTCCAACTCGGCCCGCATCTCGTCGATCGACTCCCGGGTGGTCTTGGCGTCGTTGAGCGTTGAGTTTGGGGTGGCGCGAGCCTGGGCGGCCACCGCGACCGCCGCGGCTCCGCGTCCCTCGACGGCCGGCTTCGTGGTCATCTCTTCTCTCACCGGTAAGGCCACTGAGGGAGCGGAAACCATCGGAGCGACGGGCGGCATGACGGGATCGGGCATCGGGGGACTCATCGTAGTCATTGCAACGTTGCGCCCAAACTCCTGATACAACGATTCCCGCTTGGCCGCGGCCATCTGACGGCTCATCTGAGCCAACTGCTCCCGCAAACGGTTCACCTCTTGGGATAACGCCGTATTACGTTGAGTCAAGATCTCCACATGTTGTTGGGCTTTCTGGAAAATCTGATTGCCCCGCGCGACCATTTCATGGTAGCGACGCTCGGCCTCAGCGCG encodes:
- the nadC gene encoding carboxylating nicotinate-nucleotide diphosphorylase, producing MIFPHPTPPCSLASSDWSLPGDGFGPSERENALRIIQAALSEDLGNLGDVTSQALLEASAQAEAWVVTRAAGVVAGLPLVPLLIQVGGFQLDAVAYVRDGQSLESGTPLLYLRGSARDLLAVERTLLNMLQRLSGIASQTALFVERTRGTRAVVLDTRKTTPGLRLLEKYAVRCGGGRNHRIGLYDQILIKDNHLAFLERQGVANPIAHAVLAGRRRFPQLKVEVEVDRLDQFQIALEAGPDLILVDNFALDQLRTAVALRDRVAPTILIEVSGGVTLDRVGELAATGVDRISVGALTHSAPALDLGMDDRPPA
- a CDS encoding biotin--[acetyl-CoA-carboxylase] ligase; protein product: MMSNSCHIVANLPSSSPAALSASAIAAGGTGRRFGRRIEVYDCVTSTNDLGLRLLADRTPLESAVVPISLFGGSDQALDGRILLAESQTQGRGRLGRTWTMPRGGGLLMSVLIDSPVGVHSRSPAQRAGIWTAWAAVSVAECLAEWVDRSHVVSIKWPNDVRIDRLKVAGILVERPAIDTGGFVVGIGINLQLDRDSFLAEVRSQAGSLNWFVAPESLPLDRNRFAGRLIEIMNDYGFDLETREEIPGRFARLVERFQSRLEGFDAPVILTTPRERLQGRLVGLEPGGLARLETAAGPILTRPTAWIERITPEGHDQDQMDV
- a CDS encoding UbiA family prenyltransferase, producing MSSSPKWMGRVRVYARLVRLPNVLTAAADPMAGWWFVRSLSAGEAAAAAVWPLMAASMLIYAGGIILNDLADLEEDRRERPHRPLPSGQLPVMRALVLAIACFGLGMSLMLVSGSFKSVLVGTFLIAAVLSYDLGGKRTAWGPGLMGLCRGLNLALGMSHAAEGGGWAGWSVCALFGLFVAGFTWISRDETRVGRTEGLALGTLTQVIALGWLLSFWVVAALTGRVANLAAHFGGSLSALGLTILVMALVLRVNWRAWRQPDPTRMQEAVVTAILSLVLLDAAIAGVGSGWIASASVVLIFPLARRLGQTIAAT
- a CDS encoding HEAT repeat domain-containing protein is translated as MRRPRTGAWWRQLRRAALTGGVMVWALWSGAMARPCQAGVVAVGKVIDGSTNPPSWSGARVMAEPPHVRALIVSAFDDFVRHQNIDQFLSVVSARYTEGTLERLLCSDDARTRRAAVMALGHLGSFAVNDALARCLSDPDPSVRELAHHALWAIWFRADTPSHNARLEKVRECNARGRHELAIRLASDLIEHAPRFAEAYNQRAIAHFCLDRFEESVRDCVQALVYNPNHFGAMQGMGQCLLRLNRREEALGIFRRACKLMPYNHDLKQWVEVLEAEAEGR
- the hrpB gene encoding ATP-dependent helicase HrpB produces the protein MSPGVELADQLPAIVSAARQARRLVLTAPPGSGKTTLVAPALAKSGVLDPAHPAVLLLQPRRIAARAVAARIAQLNQWRLGREVGHQVRFESTIGPRSIVRVVTEGILNRMILSDPFLEGIGAVILDEFHERSIHTDLAIALTCEVANAVRPDLIVVVMSATLDPEPIARFLGNAPVFHAPGRRHSITLEYRSGPSFDRRYLAERVACEVLDELRAHPTTRRRSSLGCESLGDILVFLPGIEEIRRAMTVTRTALERDDRNWSEWVTLCPLHGRLSAAEQDAALVEDPQGRRKVVFSTNVAETSLTIPGVRLVIDSGLARVATVDHRKGLDRLELTRISRASADQRAGRAGRVGPGRCVRLWSEAEHRALAEFETPEIHRVDLTGPCLTIHRFGCADPAALGWFEPPRPEALEAAQTTLARLKAIDPITKRITPLGQRLAELPTHPRLARLVLAAADEGFAWYGATLAALLAEADPALAASPNASGSSVPRHPALDRPGSSDVLARLDIIDEAERLQFDHEGCRRRGISAQAARNVARARDNLLKALKDQAMFNKHSDIHQQRPSEDLMLQWLLIAFPDRLVRLRGGDERVGVMVGGRGVRLDGDSVVQPREWEFLLAHDPFQDRRDPGAVLEARVRLASGVRWEWLTTHLAEHLRRETLVQFDESRAKVVGIARTTFLGLTLCEEPHVAISPEQAGEALATWLAPRIRDHVRNDPVAARWLARLEFARQVEPQRDWPSLEDDDWIEAIRPLCHGKRHPDEVSMKAVVERVEHALGFETQRRLDQLAPETITLPNGRQARLSYETGRPPTLSIKLQELFGWRETPRVGDGRVPLRLEILGPHHRPVQVTNDLQGFWTGSYARVRKELRGRYPKHAWPERPWEAEPHPPRSGRTPQNSATDRQPR